The proteins below are encoded in one region of Mycobacterium shinjukuense:
- a CDS encoding Rossmann-like and DUF2520 domain-containing protein: protein MVRFDGLRPARLKVGIISAGRVGTALGVALERADHVVVACSAISDASRRRARRRLPDTPVLPPPDVVAAAELLLLAVTDGELAGLVSGLAATAAVPPGTIVAHTSGVNGIGILAPLTQLGCIPLAIHPAMTFTGSDDDIGRLADTCFGITAADDVGHAIAQSLVLEMGGEPFAVREEARLLYHAALAHGSNHLVTVLADAVEALRAALRGQELLGQQHVDDQPGGIVERIVGPLARAALENTLRRGQAALTGPVARGDAAAVAGHLAALTAVDPQLGQAYRVNALRTAQRAHAPDDVVEVLTS from the coding sequence ATGGTGCGGTTCGACGGTTTGCGTCCGGCCAGGCTCAAGGTGGGGATCATCTCCGCCGGCCGGGTGGGCACCGCGTTGGGTGTTGCGCTGGAGCGCGCCGACCACGTCGTGGTGGCGTGTAGCGCCATCTCCGATGCGTCCCGACGGCGGGCCCGGCGCCGGCTGCCCGACACCCCGGTGCTGCCGCCGCCGGACGTCGTCGCCGCCGCCGAGCTGCTGCTGCTGGCCGTCACCGACGGCGAACTCGCCGGCCTGGTGTCGGGCCTGGCCGCCACCGCGGCGGTGCCGCCCGGCACGATCGTGGCGCACACGTCGGGCGTCAACGGGATCGGGATTCTCGCGCCGCTCACCCAACTAGGCTGCATTCCGCTGGCCATTCATCCGGCGATGACGTTCACCGGCTCCGACGACGACATCGGCCGGCTGGCGGACACCTGCTTCGGGATCACCGCGGCCGACGACGTCGGGCATGCCATCGCCCAGTCGTTGGTGCTGGAGATGGGCGGCGAGCCGTTCGCGGTGCGCGAGGAGGCCCGCCTCCTCTACCACGCGGCGCTGGCGCACGGCAGCAACCACCTGGTGACGGTGCTGGCCGATGCCGTCGAGGCGTTGCGCGCCGCCCTGCGCGGGCAAGAACTGCTCGGCCAACAGCACGTCGACGACCAGCCGGGCGGGATCGTCGAGCGGATCGTGGGGCCGCTGGCCCGGGCGGCGCTGGAGAACACGCTGCGGCGCGGTCAGGCGGCGCTCACCGGGCCGGTTGCCCGCGGCGACGCGGCCGCGGTCGCCGGGCATCTGGCCGCGCTGACGGCGGTGGACCCGCAACTTGGGCAGGCCTATCGGGTGAACGCGTTGCGCACCGCGCAGCGCGCGCACGCTCCCGATGACGTCGTCGAGGTGTTGACGTCATGA